A single genomic interval of Halobacillus halophilus DSM 2266 harbors:
- a CDS encoding RQC-minor-2 family DNA-binding protein yields the protein MGLPETIIYQDERYPFIVLAPIGKKNKFIRSVGHKFERGLLSRLNDTILDQMEHMNIDATPIRRYLSISGEAVLPVSLQKDETVYPHLLRPELFLWSPLSEEHGLPLKDSYIYKTDFTQLSSEKLNDHIAEVLEDYRFLADISEYPRDYWLTKITIAFHSHPIVKLIHEKREVMDAVEVMNQSALLSVIKYPEDIAYWRHRVGIVMRPFRSLPEKWLQNSNSSCPHEKQLQFDSANRTICCYCETCDLCLYYQVDEDRVYFEEEFDEERARKRMVTIEEQFNRIAKQNETLLEQLLQLRALKKQLGAARKKLEESMQLVHQIELYQPEEANLSAYPLLYMYDKLSRTNIPERTSSSELCWLSRVELGDVRMLKELPEWLQLVPENVYPMTSHVLEELKGKLEEVRYGEDDVIITIKGRPVTYAYTQQILDLIYYYGTDYPAHILVHVLAGKATNKLRTLNLHETRWFGLLSEWPEKHIQKLFNQLQKQGWIMKQRKGYSVSDFAEEVM from the coding sequence ATGGGACTGCCAGAGACGATTATTTATCAGGATGAACGTTATCCATTCATTGTGCTTGCACCGATTGGAAAGAAAAACAAGTTTATTCGATCGGTCGGTCATAAATTTGAACGGGGGTTATTATCAAGACTGAATGATACGATTCTCGATCAAATGGAGCACATGAATATAGATGCTACCCCGATTCGTCGTTATTTGAGTATTTCAGGTGAAGCGGTTCTGCCTGTATCACTGCAAAAAGACGAAACTGTATATCCACATTTATTGCGCCCAGAGCTTTTCTTATGGAGCCCATTGTCTGAAGAACATGGACTGCCTTTAAAAGACTCCTATATTTATAAAACGGATTTCACCCAATTGTCTTCTGAAAAGTTGAATGATCATATTGCAGAGGTGCTGGAAGACTACAGATTCTTGGCAGATATAAGCGAATATCCACGCGATTACTGGCTCACAAAAATCACAATAGCTTTTCACAGCCACCCGATCGTTAAGCTTATCCATGAAAAGAGGGAAGTCATGGACGCTGTTGAAGTCATGAACCAATCAGCGCTTCTATCTGTAATCAAATACCCTGAAGATATCGCTTATTGGCGTCACCGAGTAGGGATTGTGATGCGTCCTTTCCGATCACTGCCAGAAAAGTGGCTTCAGAATTCAAACAGTAGCTGTCCACACGAAAAGCAGTTGCAATTCGATTCAGCTAACCGTACCATCTGCTGTTATTGTGAAACATGTGATTTATGTCTTTATTATCAAGTAGACGAGGACCGGGTTTATTTTGAAGAGGAATTTGATGAAGAACGTGCCCGGAAGCGCATGGTTACGATTGAGGAGCAATTCAACAGAATAGCTAAGCAGAATGAAACGCTGCTTGAACAGCTTCTCCAATTAAGAGCCTTAAAAAAGCAATTGGGAGCTGCCCGTAAAAAACTTGAAGAAAGTATGCAGCTGGTGCATCAGATCGAACTTTATCAACCGGAGGAAGCTAATCTTTCCGCCTATCCACTCTTATATATGTATGATAAGCTGAGCCGAACAAATATTCCAGAACGCACATCTTCTTCAGAACTGTGCTGGCTCTCAAGAGTCGAACTTGGTGATGTACGGATGCTGAAAGAACTTCCGGAATGGCTGCAGCTGGTACCTGAGAACGTTTACCCCATGACCAGTCATGTCCTGGAAGAGCTTAAAGGAAAATTGGAAGAGGTTCGTTATGGAGAAGACGATGTCATTATTACAATTAAAGGAAGACCGGTAACCTATGCTTACACCCAGCAAATTCTGGACTTAATCTATTACTATGGTACGGATTATCCCGCTCATATCCTTGTTCATGTGCTGGCCGGAAAGGCTACAAACAAACTCAGGACCCTTAACTTGCATGAAACCAGATGGTTTGGCTTACTTTCCGAGTGGCCAGAGAAACATATTCAGAAATTGTTTAATCAGCTTCAAAAACAAGGCTGGATTATGAAACAGCGAAAAGGATATTCAGTCAGTGATTTTGCTGAAGAGGTTATGTAA
- a CDS encoding PspA/IM30 family protein has product MGNLFTRMKDSITADLHEVLDQKEQKNPISMLNHYLRESEKETEKVRKLVERQYRLKDEFAREYQKAQEMAEKRRGQAEIAGKAQETEMYEFAKKEQEEYENRAQRLESARQEAIEQLESLERKYEQMKHKLKDMHLKRMELMGRENIARAHHRMNQVMEDTADKPYSKFSEMERYMEDLEYKVNSSHYRNTFDSKISQIEKDMKDTEEVTAK; this is encoded by the coding sequence ATGGGAAATTTATTTACTCGCATGAAAGATTCCATAACGGCAGATTTGCATGAGGTACTTGATCAAAAAGAACAAAAGAATCCAATTTCGATGCTTAACCACTATTTGCGCGAAAGTGAGAAAGAGACTGAAAAAGTACGTAAGCTTGTAGAACGTCAATATCGTTTGAAAGACGAGTTTGCAAGGGAATATCAAAAAGCTCAAGAGATGGCAGAAAAACGCAGGGGCCAGGCTGAAATTGCTGGGAAAGCTCAGGAAACAGAGATGTATGAGTTTGCAAAGAAAGAGCAGGAAGAGTATGAAAATCGAGCACAACGGTTAGAATCCGCACGCCAGGAGGCCATCGAGCAACTCGAGTCGCTTGAACGAAAATATGAACAGATGAAACATAAATTAAAGGACATGCACTTGAAACGAATGGAGCTTATGGGCCGTGAAAATATTGCAAGAGCTCACCACCGGATGAATCAGGTTATGGAAGATACGGCGGACAAGCCATACTCTAAATTCTCAGAAATGGAACGCTATATGGAAGACCTGGAGTACAAAGTAAATAGTTCTCATTACCGCAATACGTTTGATAGTAAAATCTCGCAGATTGAAAAAGATATGAAGGATACAGAGGAAGTTACGGCCAAATAA
- the kynA gene encoding tryptophan 2,3-dioxygenase — protein MSDKDSKENEKVHTDFKERMTYGEYLHLDELLSAQKRLSSHHDEMLFIIIHQVSELWMKLILHELTESIYAIQKGELASAFKMLARVSNIQVQIIHAWDVLSTLTPAEYIEFRDKLGQASGFQSYQYRMVEFALGYKTPHVLKIYQKSPELHEELTRAYESPGIYDAAIQKLAEAGLDISSDVLHRDYTKLYEKDPTVEKAWMRVYKDVDQYWDLYQLAEKLVDIEDRLQQWRFRHMKTVERIIGHKTGTGGSSGVGYLKKVLDHRFFPELWDVRTSL, from the coding sequence GTGAGTGATAAGGACTCTAAAGAGAATGAAAAGGTTCATACGGATTTTAAAGAACGCATGACCTATGGAGAATACCTGCATTTAGACGAATTGCTGTCTGCTCAAAAGCGTTTGTCCTCTCATCATGATGAAATGCTGTTCATCATCATTCATCAGGTAAGTGAATTATGGATGAAGCTGATCCTTCATGAGCTAACAGAATCGATCTATGCTATTCAGAAAGGTGAATTGGCTTCTGCGTTTAAGATGCTTGCCAGGGTTTCTAATATTCAAGTGCAGATTATTCATGCATGGGATGTTCTTTCCACTCTGACTCCTGCTGAATATATAGAATTTCGGGACAAGCTGGGACAGGCTTCTGGGTTTCAGTCCTATCAATACAGAATGGTTGAATTTGCCTTAGGCTATAAAACCCCTCATGTACTGAAAATTTATCAGAAATCGCCTGAGCTCCATGAAGAACTTACTCGAGCTTACGAATCTCCAGGAATTTATGATGCCGCTATACAAAAATTAGCAGAAGCGGGTCTGGATATTAGTTCAGATGTTCTCCATCGCGACTATACGAAGTTATACGAAAAAGACCCTACTGTAGAAAAAGCGTGGATGAGAGTATATAAAGATGTAGATCAGTATTGGGATTTATACCAGTTAGCTGAGAAACTGGTTGATATTGAAGACCGCCTACAGCAATGGCGTTTCCGCCATATGAAAACCGTGGAGAGAATCATTGGCCATAAAACTGGTACAGGGGGCTCCTCAGGAGTCGGGTATTTGAAAAAAGTGCTGGACCACAGATTCTTTCCCGAATTATGGGATGTTCGTACAAGCCTATAG
- a CDS encoding lmo0954 family membrane protein: MKKFLLFVAALVALGILLANLGPMILLGISVWLLYVVFKKFMKSETTAGKIGWVVLGLIITSVAVSNVYAVIGLAAAYVLYLVYKHWNNKGDSETEVFTSNDPFTNFERQWAELKK; this comes from the coding sequence ATGAAAAAGTTTTTGTTGTTCGTAGCAGCGCTGGTTGCTCTTGGGATTCTGCTGGCCAACTTGGGGCCGATGATTCTACTTGGTATTAGTGTCTGGCTTCTATATGTGGTGTTTAAGAAGTTTATGAAAAGTGAGACGACAGCAGGGAAAATTGGATGGGTCGTTCTCGGGTTGATTATTACAAGTGTAGCCGTCTCCAATGTGTACGCCGTGATTGGACTAGCAGCCGCCTATGTCCTTTACTTAGTTTACAAACATTGGAATAACAAGGGAGACAGTGAGACAGAGGTCTTTACATCTAATGATCCATTCACAAATTTTGAAAGGCAATGGGCCGAATTAAAAAAGTAA
- a CDS encoding response regulator transcription factor — protein sequence MITVLFADDHEMVRIGVSAYLTAQADIEVIAEASDGSEAVELALQHRPDIILMDLVMKEMDGIEATRLIVEQWPEAKIIIVTSFLDDEKVYPALEAGAVSYMLKTSKAEEIAKAIRATYKGQSILEPEVTGKIMNKMRTPQSNHLYEQLTAREMEILLLMTEGKTNQEISDQLFIALKTVKVHVSNILGKLEVHDRTQAVIYAFKHDLVN from the coding sequence ATGATAACGGTTTTGTTTGCGGATGATCATGAAATGGTCAGAATTGGAGTGTCAGCCTATTTAACAGCACAGGCAGATATTGAGGTGATCGCGGAAGCGAGTGATGGAAGCGAGGCAGTCGAATTAGCCCTGCAACATCGTCCCGACATTATCCTCATGGATCTGGTGATGAAAGAAATGGATGGAATAGAAGCGACCAGGCTTATTGTTGAGCAATGGCCCGAGGCTAAAATCATTATTGTTACCAGTTTCTTAGATGATGAAAAAGTTTACCCGGCACTGGAAGCCGGAGCGGTCAGTTATATGCTGAAAACCTCAAAGGCTGAGGAAATTGCTAAAGCAATCCGGGCTACCTATAAAGGACAGTCGATTCTTGAGCCTGAAGTGACGGGGAAAATTATGAATAAGATGAGAACTCCTCAATCCAATCACCTCTATGAGCAGCTCACGGCACGAGAAATGGAAATTCTACTGCTTATGACTGAGGGGAAAACGAATCAGGAAATTTCTGATCAGCTGTTTATAGCCCTGAAAACAGTGAAGGTTCACGTGAGTAATATTCTCGGGAAGCTTGAAGTTCACGACAGAACCCAGGCGGTGATCTATGCTTTTAAGCATGACCTCGTTAATTAA
- a CDS encoding sensor histidine kinase, whose product MTIWQRQILSSFLTFFLFAIVLSGFTFVAFPLDTWADLWNRRVMDLPYGLLIITISTISGLLVGIVQGWTWRRRFHAVDHQLDELVRGNPVTNEESDIYEMKEIENKIAQIEDKFAKQAKLAQRLSTERAEEREKSLQEVVVQERNRLARELHDSVSQQLFAASMMMSAINDVNPPEDGTVRKQMQMVEKMIHQSQLEMRALLLHLRPAALNNKTLSEGAEELLYELTQKVPMDIEWTVESLEVDKGIEDQLFRILQESVSNTLRHAKANTLTVMLIERDGNIILRVVDDGIGFVVEDKKTSSYGLQTMQERAFEVGGTLKIVSLKEEGTRLEVKIPYRKDGGETQ is encoded by the coding sequence ATGACGATATGGCAGCGTCAAATTCTAAGCAGCTTCCTTACATTTTTCCTATTCGCGATTGTTTTATCAGGGTTTACCTTCGTTGCTTTCCCATTGGACACCTGGGCTGATCTATGGAACCGCCGAGTCATGGATTTACCTTATGGTTTGTTGATCATTACCATATCCACCATTTCAGGTTTGTTGGTTGGTATTGTACAGGGATGGACGTGGCGAAGGCGTTTCCATGCTGTTGATCATCAATTAGATGAGCTTGTAAGAGGAAATCCTGTCACCAATGAAGAATCAGATATATATGAAATGAAGGAAATTGAAAATAAAATCGCACAAATCGAAGATAAATTTGCAAAACAAGCTAAGCTAGCTCAAAGGTTATCGACAGAACGGGCTGAAGAGAGAGAAAAAAGTCTTCAGGAGGTGGTGGTTCAGGAGCGGAATCGTTTGGCTAGAGAACTGCATGATTCTGTAAGCCAGCAATTGTTTGCCGCTTCCATGATGATGTCTGCCATAAACGATGTAAATCCACCTGAGGATGGGACTGTGCGAAAACAGATGCAAATGGTAGAAAAAATGATTCATCAATCTCAGCTGGAAATGAGAGCTCTGCTGCTCCATTTGAGGCCGGCAGCATTGAACAATAAAACATTATCAGAAGGGGCAGAAGAACTTCTGTATGAGCTGACTCAAAAAGTTCCTATGGATATTGAGTGGACCGTAGAGTCACTTGAAGTAGACAAAGGCATAGAGGATCAGTTATTTCGGATTCTTCAGGAATCTGTATCAAATACGCTTAGGCATGCGAAAGCAAATACTTTAACCGTCATGTTGATCGAACGGGATGGGAATATCATTTTGAGAGTCGTAGATGATGGGATAGGTTTTGTAGTAGAAGATAAAAAAACAAGTTCCTATGGACTACAAACGATGCAGGAGCGTGCTTTCGAGGTGGGTGGAACTTTAAAGATCGTCAGTTTAAAAGAGGAAGGCACAAGGCTTGAGGTTAAAATTCCTTATCGTAAAGACGGAGGGGAGACGCAATGA
- a CDS encoding PQQ-dependent sugar dehydrogenase: MKNAGIVIILFWLAACSSNQVQQDDGSPASKDESFQTVVTDLKSPWDIEYDQERFYISEREGTITSWTEGEEPVRTPVQTQKEIIQQGEGGLLGFKLLPGFKDHHRAVAYHTYEEEGSIMNRIIEIERNSEQWEETSVLLEDIPGAQFHNGGRIEIGPDDQIYVTTGDSLNESLAQDPESLAGKILRLSTDGAAAEDNPFDSSYVYSYGHRNPQGLTWNEEGELYATEHGPDNHDEVNLIQPGQNYGWPEIVGDEERDGMVTPLFETGRNTWAPSGVVFYRDELIIASLRGEAVMKLSPSEGDPEALTEQYGRIRDVEVVEDRLYFITNNTDGRGSPDSEDDQLVRYSP, from the coding sequence ATGAAGAATGCAGGAATAGTTATTATTTTGTTTTGGCTTGCTGCATGCTCATCGAATCAAGTACAGCAAGATGATGGATCTCCTGCTTCTAAAGATGAGTCTTTCCAGACGGTGGTCACTGATTTGAAGTCTCCGTGGGACATTGAATACGATCAGGAGAGATTTTATATTTCAGAGAGAGAAGGAACGATCACTTCATGGACAGAGGGAGAAGAGCCTGTACGAACTCCTGTTCAAACCCAAAAAGAAATAATACAACAGGGGGAAGGCGGCCTGCTTGGCTTTAAATTACTCCCTGGTTTCAAGGACCATCACCGTGCTGTGGCCTACCATACGTATGAAGAGGAAGGCTCAATTATGAACAGGATCATTGAAATTGAAAGGAACTCCGAGCAGTGGGAAGAGACCTCTGTCCTGCTGGAGGATATTCCAGGAGCACAATTCCATAATGGCGGCAGGATAGAAATTGGCCCTGACGATCAGATTTATGTGACTACAGGTGATTCTCTGAATGAATCTCTGGCTCAAGACCCGGAAAGTCTGGCAGGAAAAATTTTAAGGTTGAGCACTGATGGGGCTGCAGCCGAGGATAACCCCTTTGACTCCTCATATGTCTATAGCTATGGCCATCGGAACCCGCAAGGATTAACTTGGAATGAAGAAGGGGAGCTCTATGCTACAGAGCATGGTCCTGATAATCATGATGAAGTTAATCTGATCCAGCCTGGACAAAACTATGGGTGGCCGGAGATTGTTGGAGACGAAGAGAGGGATGGGATGGTTACTCCACTCTTTGAAACAGGAAGAAATACTTGGGCGCCATCAGGAGTTGTATTTTATCGAGATGAACTAATTATTGCCTCTTTACGGGGGGAAGCGGTTATGAAATTGTCTCCTTCAGAAGGGGATCCTGAAGCACTTACCGAACAATACGGCAGGATAAGAGATGTGGAAGTCGTGGAGGATAGACTTTATTTTATTACCAATAATACGGATGGAAGAGGGAGTCCTGATTCTGAAGATGACCAGCTGGTGAGATATTCTCCATAG
- a CDS encoding M24 family metallopeptidase — protein MEGRLDKFANYLRNKQIDAAFINSTENFFYLTGFQTDPHERLLGLVVFPDAEPIAVLPGMEEGQIREAGWTYEVIGYADHEDPWDLINRSMKKKGIGHIQTAGIEKQVLSYGRSESFFGLFNELEVMDIEPQLNEMRVVKDAEEIAIMREAAELADYGVKVGVETLQEGITEMEVLAAIEYELKKKGVAEMSFSTMVLFGEKSGQPHGNPGDRKLKAGDFVLFDLGVVWKGYTSDITRTFAYQSVSEEQEKIYKKVQEALEASLSISKPGTRIGDLDQTARDIITKAGYGKLFPHRIGHGLGINVHEFPSMSHLNDGVLREGMTYTIEPGIYDPELGGVRLEDDVLVTKDGYETLTKTSRDLQVIQ, from the coding sequence ATGGAAGGTAGATTAGACAAGTTTGCAAATTATTTAAGGAATAAACAAATAGATGCTGCTTTTATTAACTCTACAGAAAACTTTTTTTACTTAACAGGGTTTCAAACCGATCCTCATGAAAGACTTCTAGGACTTGTGGTATTTCCTGATGCTGAACCGATCGCGGTGCTCCCGGGCATGGAAGAGGGGCAAATACGTGAAGCGGGATGGACATATGAAGTAATTGGATATGCGGACCACGAAGATCCATGGGATTTAATTAATCGGTCCATGAAGAAAAAAGGGATTGGCCATATACAAACGGCAGGAATTGAGAAACAGGTGTTATCTTACGGCCGGAGTGAGTCTTTTTTTGGATTATTTAATGAGCTGGAAGTTATGGACATTGAGCCTCAATTAAATGAAATGCGCGTGGTGAAAGATGCTGAAGAAATCGCTATTATGCGTGAAGCCGCTGAATTGGCGGATTATGGAGTAAAGGTTGGGGTTGAGACTTTACAGGAAGGTATTACCGAAATGGAAGTTCTCGCAGCTATTGAATATGAGTTGAAGAAAAAAGGGGTCGCTGAGATGTCTTTTTCAACTATGGTATTGTTTGGGGAGAAGTCTGGACAACCTCATGGAAACCCTGGCGACCGCAAGTTAAAAGCAGGGGACTTTGTGCTTTTCGACCTCGGAGTTGTTTGGAAAGGCTATACATCTGATATTACAAGAACGTTTGCTTATCAATCCGTTTCCGAGGAACAGGAAAAAATATATAAAAAGGTACAAGAAGCATTGGAAGCTTCCCTTTCAATTAGCAAGCCAGGCACGCGAATTGGTGATCTTGACCAGACCGCAAGAGATATTATTACGAAGGCAGGCTATGGAAAGTTATTTCCTCATCGAATTGGTCATGGATTAGGAATTAATGTACATGAGTTTCCTTCTATGAGTCACCTGAATGATGGAGTGTTACGGGAAGGAATGACCTATACCATCGAACCCGGTATTTATGATCCGGAGCTTGGCGGGGTTCGACTTGAAGATGATGTACTCGTTACAAAAGATGGATACGAAACATTAACCAAAACTTCGAGAGATTTGCAGGTTATTCAATAA
- the liaF gene encoding cell wall-active antibiotics response protein LiaF, which translates to MFKRLSTDAINTLLIIGVILLVIEVVFFNGGLVFSVLFSSLLIYIGWKKYHVFWRKIFFWIGVVSLVLTVLSMIAVRFLILAALLLFIHNYYKSKKEPEQLQLEIIDTNEEIPYNEPLLAQKFFADQSTPHQSYKWQDVNIHGGFGDRIIDLSQTVLPHDEAVISIRHLAGNIFIYVPYEVEVSIQHSAVIGRAAIFQYKKTKVLNQYVSFRTSDYAVAKPRVKIITSIFSGDLEVKRI; encoded by the coding sequence ATGTTTAAACGTTTATCAACGGATGCAATCAATACTTTATTAATCATAGGGGTGATCCTCCTTGTTATTGAAGTAGTTTTTTTCAATGGGGGACTCGTATTTTCTGTTTTATTTTCCAGTCTTCTCATCTATATAGGCTGGAAAAAGTATCATGTTTTCTGGAGAAAAATCTTCTTTTGGATTGGTGTCGTAAGCTTAGTGTTAACCGTGTTGAGTATGATTGCGGTCAGATTCCTTATCTTAGCAGCCCTCCTATTGTTTATTCATAACTATTACAAATCCAAAAAAGAACCTGAACAACTGCAGCTGGAAATTATAGATACCAATGAGGAAATTCCTTACAATGAGCCATTATTGGCGCAGAAATTCTTTGCAGATCAATCCACTCCACATCAATCGTATAAATGGCAGGACGTAAATATTCATGGAGGGTTTGGGGACCGCATTATAGATTTAAGTCAAACTGTACTGCCTCATGATGAAGCTGTGATATCGATACGTCACCTGGCAGGTAACATTTTTATTTATGTGCCTTATGAAGTAGAAGTAAGTATCCAGCACAGCGCTGTCATTGGTCGTGCAGCTATTTTTCAATATAAAAAAACGAAGGTTCTGAACCAGTATGTATCCTTTCGCACCTCTGATTACGCGGTGGCAAAACCGAGGGTGAAAATCATTACGTCCATATTTTCCGGAGATCTTGAGGTGAAGCGCATATGA
- a CDS encoding DUF4166 domain-containing protein, translating into MKSIYQKALGEQFYQLHPAMQKKYGITSEDNLMMLGQGRMTEIRGAHPILRPFFLLGNFDHLVFAERGKQVPFTLENYAYRDDQGRETMSWIRRFFFPYSIRGFDAAMRFDEEKQKIIDDLGKSALLQTELDLHVTAEGGLYMESVQTSYQNKFQVPGPTTSVYEHYDEDHEAYRVHVHVEYGMLGTLLMYEGMVHTEFLPMTYKNIPERGILE; encoded by the coding sequence ATGAAATCCATTTACCAAAAAGCTCTAGGAGAGCAGTTTTATCAATTACATCCTGCGATGCAGAAAAAATACGGCATCACAAGCGAGGATAATTTAATGATGCTCGGACAGGGAAGAATGACAGAAATTCGCGGAGCCCATCCTATCCTCCGGCCATTTTTCCTTTTAGGAAACTTTGATCACCTTGTGTTTGCTGAAAGAGGGAAGCAAGTTCCTTTTACTCTGGAAAACTATGCCTATCGAGATGATCAAGGCAGAGAAACTATGAGTTGGATACGGCGTTTTTTCTTTCCTTATTCCATTCGGGGATTTGATGCAGCGATGCGCTTTGATGAAGAAAAGCAGAAAATTATTGATGATTTAGGGAAGTCTGCCCTTCTTCAAACGGAGCTTGATCTTCATGTAACGGCAGAAGGGGGATTGTACATGGAATCCGTACAAACCTCTTATCAAAATAAGTTTCAAGTGCCAGGACCGACAACCTCTGTGTACGAACATTATGATGAAGATCATGAAGCTTACCGGGTGCATGTCCATGTTGAATACGGCATGTTAGGAACGCTGTTAATGTATGAAGGTATGGTCCATACTGAGTTTCTGCCGATGACTTATAAGAACATCCCAGAGCGTGGAATCCTGGAATAA
- a CDS encoding biotin transporter BioY: MKRSRWSAYEITIGALFVALMAIGANITSFVPFLMILGVPLTLQTFFAVLSGLILGSRLGFFSMLVYMVLGLIGAPIFAGFSGGPAVLFKTSFGFILSYIVLAFIAGKLVESSRKISMYITAAFIGVAVNYIIGVTWFYAALNFWAPGDPISYTLAWTSMGPFLIKDVAICILAALFAHRLERTVLHRTQLRQAA; this comes from the coding sequence ATGAAACGTTCACGCTGGTCAGCTTATGAAATAACAATAGGAGCTTTATTTGTCGCTCTTATGGCAATTGGGGCTAATATTACTTCATTCGTGCCATTTTTAATGATTTTAGGAGTGCCTTTAACTCTTCAAACTTTTTTTGCTGTTTTATCAGGACTGATTCTCGGCAGCCGTCTAGGTTTTTTCTCCATGCTTGTATATATGGTGCTAGGATTGATTGGAGCTCCGATATTTGCTGGATTTTCAGGGGGGCCCGCCGTCTTATTTAAAACGTCATTTGGATTTATACTTTCCTATATTGTTTTAGCTTTTATTGCTGGTAAATTAGTAGAGTCTTCAAGAAAAATTTCGATGTATATAACTGCAGCATTTATAGGAGTAGCCGTTAACTACATCATCGGAGTTACTTGGTTTTATGCTGCGTTAAACTTTTGGGCTCCGGGCGATCCGATTAGTTATACACTTGCGTGGACGAGTATGGGTCCTTTCTTAATCAAAGATGTTGCCATATGCATACTAGCTGCTCTATTTGCTCATCGTTTAGAAAGAACGGTGCTTCATCGTACGCAGCTTCGTCAGGCAGCCTGA
- the rpiA gene encoding ribose 5-phosphate isomerase A, which yields MKWKNQSAVQESWSGEISNKEQKEKAARQVSEMVKNGDVIGVGSGSTSYLALKAIAARVQKEGLDILAIPTSHEASLNCATLGIKTTDLINRRPDWGFDGADEVDAENRLIKGRGGAMFAEKLVMASSPKTYILVDGSKFVSRLGEKFALPIEVDPRALHLVETKLKDMMKTKLKLRMAKGKDGPVITESGNLILDMTLEETVDNDLENRLRSIPGVIETGLFIGYPVEILTV from the coding sequence GTGAAATGGAAGAATCAATCAGCAGTTCAAGAGAGCTGGTCTGGAGAAATTTCAAATAAAGAACAGAAAGAAAAAGCAGCTCGCCAAGTGAGTGAGATGGTGAAGAATGGAGATGTGATCGGAGTAGGCTCCGGCTCCACTTCTTATCTGGCCCTAAAAGCAATTGCTGCCAGAGTGCAGAAGGAAGGACTTGATATATTAGCAATCCCAACATCTCATGAAGCTTCATTAAACTGTGCTACATTAGGAATTAAGACGACTGATCTAATAAACAGGCGTCCAGATTGGGGTTTTGACGGAGCGGATGAGGTTGATGCCGAGAACAGGTTAATTAAAGGGAGAGGCGGAGCTATGTTTGCAGAAAAACTAGTGATGGCGAGCTCTCCAAAAACGTACATTTTAGTAGATGGAAGTAAATTCGTTTCTAGACTGGGTGAAAAATTTGCTTTGCCGATTGAGGTGGATCCAAGAGCGCTTCACCTGGTAGAAACAAAACTTAAAGATATGATGAAGACAAAACTTAAATTGAGAATGGCTAAAGGGAAAGATGGCCCTGTTATTACTGAATCGGGAAATTTGATTTTGGATATGACATTAGAGGAGACGGTGGATAATGATCTTGAAAATCGACTTCGTTCCATTCCTGGAGTTATAGAGACAGGCTTATTTATTGGGTATCCCGTGGAAATATTAACAGTTTGA